The following proteins are co-located in the Desulfoscipio sp. XC116 genome:
- a CDS encoding restriction endonuclease, translating to MFMPCKESILEMTPTEFEKHSLRILTEQIQNIRNCNFQHNKIMEVDDGNYQIDGYIEFELMGIYYKTLIECKHYKSSISREKVAVLYDKIRACGANKGVLVSSSNFQSGAVQYASKHGVALIQLTDADSIYETRSDFTEKSGAFATQKKKTSSYIGVMQVGDEHIVNCLYLSNTELNVRDFLIKRS from the coding sequence ATGTTTATGCCTTGTAAAGAATCAATTCTTGAGATGACTCCTACTGAATTTGAAAAGCACTCATTGCGTATATTGACTGAGCAGATACAAAATATTAGAAATTGCAACTTTCAACATAATAAAATTATGGAGGTGGATGATGGAAATTATCAAATTGATGGATACATAGAGTTTGAGCTTATGGGCATTTATTATAAAACTTTGATAGAGTGCAAACATTATAAAAGCAGTATATCCAGAGAAAAAGTTGCTGTACTCTATGATAAAATACGAGCTTGTGGAGCAAATAAGGGTGTATTGGTGTCATCATCTAATTTCCAAAGTGGTGCAGTACAATATGCGTCAAAACATGGTGTTGCATTAATTCAGTTGACTGATGCTGACAGTATATATGAAACACGATCTGATTTCACAGAAAAAAGCGGTGCATTTGCTACGCAAAAGAAAAAAACAAGCTCTTATATAGGTGTAATGCAGGTCGGGGATGAGCATATTGTAAATTGTTTGTATTTAAGTAACACAGAATTAAATGTAAGAGATTTCTTAATTAAAAGAAGTTAG
- a CDS encoding sigma factor-like helix-turn-helix DNA-binding protein produces the protein MKPHSHEQHKRHAFDSFCKKVLKHEARDYYDALKRRREREISLDELSEKELEQLTVMDEYFKDLYSFNVLGYDISVSDGRISEALNALPTDRRDIILLSYFLDMTDREIGELLTLVRRTVAYRRTGTLRELKKIMEGKADE, from the coding sequence ATGAAGCCTCATTCCCACGAACAACATAAGCGGCACGCCTTTGACAGCTTTTGCAAAAAAGTATTGAAGCATGAAGCCCGCGACTATTACGACGCGCTGAAAAGACGCAGAGAGCGGGAGATATCTTTGGACGAACTGTCCGAAAAGGAATTGGAGCAGTTGACCGTAATGGACGAATATTTCAAGGATCTATACAGCTTTAACGTGCTGGGCTATGACATTTCAGTGTCGGATGGGCGCATAAGCGAAGCCTTGAACGCTTTGCCGACGGACAGACGCGATATTATCCTGCTGTCTTATTTTCTTGACATGACGGACAGGGAAATCGGGGAACTCTTGACCCTTGTCCGGCGCACCGTTGCTTATCGTCGGACAGGCACTTTGCGGGAATTAAAAAAAATCATGGAGGGAAAAGCGGATGAATAA
- a CDS encoding single-stranded DNA-binding protein: protein MPDVNELLNNAIKETENLNQEEIFLVRDLFKGYEWNRISRSERLLLGTLFLNYVNTSKASIQAIEKTSSGQQKYRVKTE from the coding sequence ATGCCAGATGTGAATGAACTTTTAAACAATGCAATTAAAGAAACAGAGAACTTGAATCAAGAGGAAATTTTCCTTGTAAGAGATTTATTCAAAGGCTATGAATGGAACCGCATTTCTCGTAGTGAACGGCTTCTGCTTGGTACATTATTTTTAAACTATGTGAACACATCAAAGGCTTCTATACAAGCGATTGAGAAGACTTCTTCCGGACAGCAGAAATATAGGGTTAAAACGGAATAG
- a CDS encoding IS91 family transposase, whose product MTEVQDIFLKYGNNYRSNHKLTLVQHKAMSAIQKCRTSELGGHKEVCDSCGYIRISYNSCRNRHCPKCQALAKERWIENQKINLLDVGYFHVVFSIPDTLNSIAYQNQKVVYTLLFKAVAETLTELASDKKYLGAKIGFTSVLHTWGQNLMHHPHIHCIVPGGGLSSIGKWVNSRKKFFIPVKVLSRKFRGKFLYYLKQLYGQNKLEFHGNQTYLSDDKEFEKLLSSLYSKEWIVYCKPPFKNAGCVVEYLGRYTHRVAISNKRIVSIEKNTVSFKWRDYKDNSKHKVMTISADEFIRRFLIHILPSGFMKIRHYGLLGNRNKTAKLKICKQLTHTPLLTREKYSTLQLILKLTGIDLSKCPNCGSEKPRRYMSLGKSPPINNKTVYV is encoded by the coding sequence ATGACTGAGGTTCAAGATATCTTCCTAAAATACGGCAATAACTATCGAAGCAACCACAAGCTTACTCTTGTGCAGCATAAAGCGATGTCAGCCATTCAAAAATGTAGAACATCAGAGTTAGGCGGCCATAAGGAGGTTTGTGACAGTTGTGGGTATATCCGAATTTCTTACAATTCTTGTCGCAATAGGCACTGTCCTAAATGCCAAGCTCTTGCCAAAGAACGCTGGATTGAAAACCAGAAAATCAATCTGCTCGACGTTGGATACTTCCATGTAGTTTTCTCAATCCCCGATACGCTCAATTCAATAGCCTATCAGAATCAAAAAGTAGTCTACACCCTTTTGTTTAAGGCCGTTGCTGAAACACTTACTGAATTAGCTTCTGACAAAAAATATCTCGGTGCCAAGATTGGCTTTACATCTGTTCTGCATACATGGGGACAAAACCTCATGCACCACCCGCATATTCACTGCATTGTACCCGGCGGCGGATTATCCTCCATTGGGAAATGGGTAAATAGTAGGAAAAAATTTTTCATTCCAGTTAAAGTTTTATCCCGAAAGTTCAGAGGCAAATTCCTGTACTACCTAAAACAACTCTACGGTCAAAATAAGCTTGAATTCCACGGTAATCAAACTTATCTTTCTGACGATAAGGAATTTGAAAAGCTGCTCTCCTCTCTCTATAGCAAAGAGTGGATTGTTTACTGCAAACCACCATTTAAAAATGCTGGTTGTGTTGTTGAATACCTGGGTCGATATACTCACCGAGTGGCTATATCTAATAAACGTATCGTTAGCATTGAAAAGAATACAGTTTCCTTCAAATGGAGGGACTACAAGGATAACAGTAAACATAAGGTGATGACGATTTCCGCCGATGAGTTTATCCGCAGATTTCTTATTCATATCCTACCGAGTGGCTTTATGAAAATCAGACACTACGGTTTGCTAGGCAATCGTAACAAGACAGCCAAACTGAAGATTTGCAAACAGTTAACCCATACACCTCTTTTAACCAGAGAAAAATACTCTACGCTTCAACTCATCCTAAAACTAACTGGAATAGATTTATCTAAATGCCCTAACTGCGGATCGGAAAAACCCAGACGGTATATGAGCTTGGGTAAATCTCCCCCTATCAATAACAAAACTGTATATGTTTAA
- a CDS encoding helix-turn-helix domain-containing protein: MLKSNEAYKLIFREYPDVVDVAQMCEMLGGISTKTAYRLLRQNQIKHFKIGRTYKIPKFHIFEYLAVAQESDA, encoded by the coding sequence TTGCTCAAAAGCAATGAAGCATATAAGCTGATTTTTCGGGAATACCCGGATGTGGTCGATGTGGCGCAAATGTGTGAAATGCTGGGCGGTATCAGCACAAAAACCGCATACCGCCTTTTGCGGCAAAATCAGATCAAGCACTTTAAGATAGGCCGAACGTATAAAATCCCCAAGTTCCATATTTTCGAATACCTGGCGGTCGCGCAGGAATCCGATGCGTAA
- a CDS encoding tyrosine-type recombinase/integrase: MTKEEVLAKIKFDVELRGLSKHTQAEYYTKVKLFQDHFDKPATELGVEDVRQFLHYLTTKKKLAPESVNTYNSGLRFLYGVTLNVNINPRQIPRHRKPRKLPDILTQEEIQALFNVCDNLRDKCILMTLYGAGLRLSEVASLKVSDIHSDKMQLFIRNAKGGKDRYALLSEANLEILRVYWKAYRPKEWLFYSRNHTDTHITPRAVQNLFHKYVKKAKINKNVTVHTMRHSFATHLLESGTSIYHIKQLLGHSNINTTCVYLHLVKIESLNVTSPLDQMAESEKAND; the protein is encoded by the coding sequence ATGACAAAAGAAGAGGTTTTAGCCAAGATAAAATTCGATGTAGAGCTTAGAGGGTTAAGCAAGCATACCCAGGCCGAATACTATACCAAAGTTAAACTCTTTCAGGACCACTTTGATAAACCTGCAACTGAACTAGGTGTAGAGGATGTTAGGCAGTTCCTTCATTATCTCACCACAAAAAAGAAGCTTGCTCCCGAATCGGTAAACACCTACAATAGTGGTCTCCGCTTTTTGTATGGCGTAACTTTGAACGTTAATATTAACCCTAGGCAAATCCCTCGCCACCGTAAACCACGCAAACTCCCTGACATACTTACCCAAGAGGAAATCCAAGCCCTTTTTAACGTCTGTGACAATTTGCGAGATAAATGCATTCTTATGACCCTCTATGGGGCTGGACTTCGCCTAAGTGAAGTGGCCTCCCTTAAAGTTTCAGATATTCATAGCGATAAAATGCAACTGTTCATTCGCAATGCCAAAGGGGGTAAAGATCGTTATGCCCTGCTTTCTGAAGCTAATCTTGAGATTCTTAGAGTTTACTGGAAAGCTTACCGCCCCAAAGAGTGGCTTTTTTACAGCCGAAATCATACCGACACTCACATAACTCCCAGAGCTGTACAAAATCTCTTCCATAAATATGTAAAGAAAGCTAAAATCAATAAAAACGTGACAGTCCATACGATGAGGCATAGTTTTGCAACTCATCTGCTTGAATCCGGCACAAGTATTTACCACATCAAGCAACTGCTTGGTCACTCAAATATCAACACGACCTGCGTTTATTTGCATTTGGTCAAGATTGAATCCCTCAACGTAACGAGTCCCCTTGATCAGATGGCTGAATCGGAAAAAGCCAATGACTGA
- a CDS encoding helix-turn-helix domain-containing protein, whose product MNNTRNAKTGNTGLLPFPVIAAAAGGDINAISTVLKHYEGYIAALFIRRLYDKSGNPHLCVDTELRRRLETKLITRILAFRVA is encoded by the coding sequence ATGAATAACACACGAAACGCCAAAACCGGTAACACCGGTTTGCTTCCTTTTCCCGTCATTGCGGCTGCGGCTGGCGGCGACATCAACGCTATCAGCACCGTTCTAAAGCATTATGAAGGGTATATTGCTGCGTTGTTCATCAGGCGGCTTTATGACAAAAGCGGCAACCCCCATCTCTGCGTGGACACTGAATTGCGCCGCAGATTGGAAACCAAGCTCATAACAAGAATCCTGGCATTCAGGGTAGCATAA
- a CDS encoding tyrosine-type recombinase/integrase has protein sequence MVTGHLREKNGYFQMILTYNNKDMNGKRQTKSFSTGLPVKGNKKRAEALLWKTRQEFNPDTGMSCKDALFADFLKKWLQDAINRVDADTYALYTYDAKAFIIPYFKDTAVTVAKIKPGDIEGYYQYERTEKNALNTALLQYHEVIEEALAYAVELELIRDNPADKVNPISGEVRILFTDFLLEWLEMIKHNVEMTTYASYAMSIKSCIIPYFKEFRLTLKDVTPKHIQDYYQYELNEKGVSACTVIHRHANIRKALQYAYKVGLIAFNPADRIERPKTAKFVGSIYDAGELEALFAVVKNKPIELAVILGAFYGLRRSEIVGLKWDAIDFGKKTLTIKHTVTELRVDGKAIIVEKDRAKTKSSHRTLPLVEPFEKLLQRLKEEQERNQQVCGSAYCREYLGYIYVNELGERIKPGYVTQNFALTLKNHGLKKIRFHDLRHSCASLLYANGVSLKEIQEWLGHSDISTTSNIYTHLDFSSKVASANAIIGVYPS, from the coding sequence ATGGTAACAGGACACCTGCGAGAAAAAAACGGCTATTTCCAGATGATTCTCACCTACAACAACAAGGATATGAACGGAAAGCGCCAAACCAAGTCCTTCAGCACGGGGCTTCCCGTCAAGGGAAATAAAAAGCGCGCTGAAGCGCTGCTTTGGAAAACCAGGCAAGAGTTTAATCCCGACACGGGGATGAGTTGCAAAGACGCTTTGTTTGCCGACTTCCTGAAAAAATGGCTGCAGGACGCTATCAACAGAGTGGACGCCGACACCTACGCCCTTTACACATACGACGCCAAAGCCTTCATCATCCCTTACTTTAAGGATACCGCCGTTACGGTGGCGAAAATAAAGCCGGGGGACATCGAAGGCTACTATCAGTACGAGAGAACGGAAAAAAACGCCTTGAACACCGCCCTGCTCCAATATCACGAGGTCATTGAGGAAGCCTTGGCCTACGCCGTGGAGCTTGAGCTGATCCGGGACAATCCGGCCGACAAGGTAAACCCGATCTCCGGCGAGGTGCGGATACTGTTTACCGACTTCCTGCTGGAATGGCTGGAGATGATCAAGCACAATGTGGAAATGACCACCTACGCCTCTTACGCTATGTCCATCAAGAGCTGCATTATTCCTTACTTTAAGGAATTCAGGCTTACATTGAAGGATGTTACGCCGAAGCACATCCAGGACTATTATCAGTACGAGCTGAACGAGAAAGGCGTAAGCGCCTGCACGGTGATCCACCGCCACGCCAACATTCGCAAGGCGTTGCAGTACGCTTACAAGGTGGGCTTGATTGCCTTTAACCCCGCCGACCGGATCGAGCGGCCCAAAACCGCAAAATTCGTGGGCAGCATTTACGATGCCGGAGAGCTGGAAGCCCTGTTCGCCGTGGTGAAAAACAAGCCGATAGAGCTGGCCGTTATCTTAGGCGCGTTTTACGGACTGCGCCGCAGCGAGATCGTGGGGCTGAAATGGGACGCCATTGATTTTGGAAAAAAGACGCTGACCATCAAGCACACCGTAACCGAGTTAAGGGTGGACGGGAAAGCCATCATCGTGGAAAAGGACCGCGCCAAAACCAAGTCCAGCCACCGCACCCTGCCGCTGGTAGAGCCCTTTGAAAAGCTACTTCAGCGGCTAAAGGAAGAGCAGGAGCGTAATCAACAAGTATGCGGCAGCGCCTATTGCCGGGAATATCTCGGCTACATCTACGTGAACGAGCTGGGAGAACGGATCAAGCCGGGTTATGTCACCCAGAATTTCGCGCTCACCCTGAAAAACCACGGCTTGAAGAAAATCCGTTTCCACGACCTGCGGCATAGCTGCGCCAGCCTGTTGTACGCCAACGGCGTCAGCCTGAAGGAGATCCAGGAGTGGTTGGGGCACAGCGATATTTCCACCACCTCGAACATTTACACTCACCTGGATTTCAGCTCCAAGGTCGCTTCGGCCAACGCCATCATCGGCGTATATCCCTCCTGA
- a CDS encoding DNA-binding protein yields MTVKNQEYYEQLFEAYPDVVTLDEFRAMLGGIGETTARKILHGNHIKYFFIRSAYRIPKVWVIKYVLSDHYAQYRQELKVQV; encoded by the coding sequence ATGACTGTGAAAAATCAAGAATACTACGAACAGCTTTTTGAGGCGTATCCCGATGTCGTTACGCTTGATGAATTCAGAGCTATGTTGGGCGGCATTGGAGAAACCACGGCACGAAAGATTTTGCATGGAAATCATATAAAGTACTTTTTCATCCGCAGTGCCTATAGGATACCAAAGGTATGGGTTATCAAGTATGTGTTAAGCGACCATTACGCCCAGTACCGGCAAGAGCTAAAAGTACAGGTTTAG